ATCTCCGCGCGCTTCCACCGCTTGCTGGGCTACGACGTCTTTCAGCCGCTCGGTTTCGATGCCTTTGGCATTCACTCCGAGAATTACGCGCTCAAGATCGGCGCGCATCCCATGGAGCTCACGCCGAAGAACGTCGCGAACTTCACGCGGCAGCTCGGACGTGCGGGATTCATGGTGGATTGGAACCAGAAGGTCGATACCTCGCGTCCGGATTACTACAAGTGGACGCAGTGGGTGTTCTTGCAGCTCCACAAGCAGGGGCTGGCGTACAAGAAGGCCGCCGCCGTGAACTGGTGCCCCACCGACAAGACGGTGCTGGCCAACGAGCAGGTGGAAGGCGGACTGTGTGAACGCTGCGGCACGCCGGTCGAACAGCGCTTCCTCGAGCAGTGGTTCTTCCGCATCAGCGACTACGCGCCGCGGCTGCTGAACAATCTCGAGTGGCTCGACTGGTCCAACGTCACGCGGCAGGCGCAGCGCAACTGGATTGGCAAGTCGGAAGGCGCGCATGTGCACTTCGATGTGCAGGGGCATAACGAACGCCTTACGGTGTTCACGACGCGCGCCGACACGATCTTTGGCGCCACGTACCTCGTGCTCGCGCCCGAGCATCCACTGGTGAACACGCTCACCACGCCGGCGCAGCAGGAGTCCGTGCGTGCGTACGTGGAGCAGACCACCAAGCAGGATCTCATCTCGCGCAAGAGCACGCGTGAGAAGACCGGCGTGTTCACGGGCGCGTATGCCATCAATCCGGCCACGAAGCAGCCCATTCCCATCTGGATAGCCGACTACGTGCTCATGGAGTACGGCACCGGCGCCATCATGGCCGTGCCGGGACACGACGAGCGCGACTTCGAGTTTGCGCAGGTATTTGGACTGCCCATCGTGCGTGTGGTGGCGGCAGCCGACCAGCAGGCCGACACGCCGCTCGGCGACTCGGCCTTCACCGACGACGACGGCGCGCGTCTCGTGAACAGTGCGCAGTTCGACGGCATGAGCGTAGTGGACGCCAAGCGCGAGGTCACGGCCTGGCTGGCGTCGCAGCAGCACGCGCAGGCGGTCACCAACTACCGTCTGCACGACTGGTGCATTTCGCGGCAGCGCTACTGGGGCCCGCCCATTCCCATCATCTACTGCGATGATTGCGGCGCCGTGCCGGTGCCCGAGTCGCAGTTGCCGGTGGAATTGCCCAACATCCCCGACTTCAAGCCCGACGACAGCGGTATCTCGCCACTCGCGCGTCATGAAGAGTGGTACCGCGTGCCATGCCCCACCTGCGGCAAGAGCGCGCGTCGCGAGACGGATGTGAGCGACACCTTCCTCGACAGCGCGTGGTACTTCCTGCGTTATCCAAGCGCCACGCGCGACGACGTGCCCTTCGATGCAACGCGTACGAAGACCTGGTTGCCGGTCAACTCGTACATCGGCGGCAACGAACACGCCGTGCTGCATCTTCTGTACTCGCGCTTCATCACCATGGTGCTCAAGGATGGCGGGCACATCGACTTCGAGGAGCCGTTCACGCGTTTCCGCGCGCACGGCATGATCATCCGCGAAGGCGCGAAGATGTCGAAGTCCAAGGGCAACGTCATCAATCCCGATCAGTACATGGAGGAGTGGGGCGCCGACGCGTTCCGCATGTACCTCATGTTCCTCGGACCCTACGAGGAAGGCGGTGACTTCCGCGATCAGGGCATCAGCGGCGTGCGTCGCTTCCTCGACCGGCTGTGGGCTTCGGTGCGGGACGCCCGCAGTGAAGGCGGCGCCGAGGAGGAGGTGGTGCGCAAGCTGCATCGCACCATCAAGAAAGTGGGCGACGATACGGCCAATCTCGCCTACAACACGGCCATCGCCGCCATGATGGAGTACATCAACGTCGTGCGCCGCGGCGAGCGTGTGCCGCATCGCGATGAGGTGCAGCCGCTCGTGCAGCTGGTCGCGCCCTACGCGCCGCACCTGGCCGAAGAGTGCTGGGAACTGCTCGGTCACACGGGCAGCGTGTTTGATGCCGGTTGGCCGGCCTTTGACGCGGCGCAGTTGGTGGACAATGCCATCGACCTCGTGGTGCAGGTCAACGGCAAGACCCGCGGCAAGGTGCGGCTGCCCACCGGCGCCGGTCAGGACGAGGCGATGGCCGAGGCCATGGCAGACGCCGCCATTGCCAAGTTCGTGACCGGCACCCCCCGCAAGGTCGTCTTTGTACCGGGACGCCTGCTCAACGTGGTGGTCTGATCTGGCCACCCGGCCGGTGACCGATGCCTCCGGAAGCAGGGTAATGCAATAAGTGGACAGTCGTCAGGCTGGTCGGCCCCCTTCGGGTCGACCGGCCGACACTGAAGTCGCAGGAGCAGTTCGGCTGAACGTGGCATGGAACCCGGGGCACTGATTCGCTTCGGGATGTCGTCGCCGGCAGGATGCGTTTCAGGCAGGTCGTGCGATGTACATCATGTTTCTTCTGGGGCTGGTCAGCCTCACGCTGCAGTTCGCCATGGCGCTCGCCCTCGGGCTCCTGGGCCGCGCACCACGCTGGCGTCATGCCTGGTGGTTTGCCGGCGTGGCCATCACCGCCGGCATGTACAGCACCGTCGATGCTGCCGGAGCGCTCTGGGCGGCGAAGTCCGAGCATATCGGATGGAGTCTGCGCGCCAATCTGTTCAACGGCACGCTGCACGGCGCCGCCTGGCTGTTGTTCACGCATCTGGGCCCGAACGCGAGCTGGCAGGAAATTCCGCGCCGCATACGCCGCGCGGCCGTCTGGTGTGTGACTGCCGTGGCGCTCGTGGTGCTGAGTCCCTCGAGTGTGGTGGCCAGCAACGGCGCGACACTCATCGTGCCCGGGCTCGGCGATGTCATCCCCCATGCACAATTCACCACCCTTGGCACCGTGTTCACGCTGGTGCCACTCACGCTGCTCGCCGTGAGCTGGTGGCAGTTCGTGAAACGCTGGCGGGCCGGCGAGCCCGGCACCGCCTACGTGCTGCTCGGCTTTGCGGTGTTCTTTGCGACGGTCGTGGAGGAAGTGCTGGTCGCCGCCGGTGTCATCCAGTTCCTCTATCTCGCTGACATCGGCTACATCGCGGTTGTCACGCCCGTGACGGTCAATCTGCTGCGCGGCTTCGTGCGCGACGCGCGCGAGCTCGATGAATTGCAGGGACATCTGGCCGACGAGGTGGAACGCCGCACGGTCGAGCGAGATGAAGCACGGCACCTCGTGGTGGAGCAGCAGCGTCTTGCCGCGCTCGGTCGACTCGCCGCCGGTGTGGGCCACGAGATCAACAGCCCGCTGCAGTATCTGCGCCTCAGCCTCGACGAAGTGGCGCAGCAGGCCTCGGTGCAGGCCGACCCGGTGGCGAGTGAGTATCTCGCGCATGCCGTGGAAGGCGTGGATCGTGTGCACAACATCGTGGATGCCCTGCGCACCTACAGTCGTCCGGCCGGCAGCGATCACGCGGTGGTGAACCTGCACGATGTGCTGCAGGCCGCGCTGCGCGTGGGTGCCTCGCAGTGGCGGGGCGACGTGACCATGCACACGACATTCGATGCCGTACCACCAGTGCACGGGCATGAGGGACGCCTCGTACAGGCGGTGCTCAACGCCCTCGTCAATGCGGTACATGCCGTCACCGCCCGACCAGCGTCGGCCGGGCGCGAGGTGTGGGCGCGCACCGGTACAACGGCCAATGGCTGGGCCGAGATTGTCGTACGTGACAACGGTGCCGGATTTGCCCCCGAGGTGCTCTCTCGCATCGGCGAACCCTTTGTCACCACGCGCGCTGATCAGGGCGGAACGGGACTCGGCATGTTCGTGCTGCGCGGCATCG
The window above is part of the Gemmatimonas sp. UBA7669 genome. Proteins encoded here:
- the leuS gene encoding leucine--tRNA ligase, producing MDETTPNPYQPSAVEPKWQARWAERGTNRAKLDNPARPFYALMMFPYPSAEGLHVGNLFAFTGSDISARFHRLLGYDVFQPLGFDAFGIHSENYALKIGAHPMELTPKNVANFTRQLGRAGFMVDWNQKVDTSRPDYYKWTQWVFLQLHKQGLAYKKAAAVNWCPTDKTVLANEQVEGGLCERCGTPVEQRFLEQWFFRISDYAPRLLNNLEWLDWSNVTRQAQRNWIGKSEGAHVHFDVQGHNERLTVFTTRADTIFGATYLVLAPEHPLVNTLTTPAQQESVRAYVEQTTKQDLISRKSTREKTGVFTGAYAINPATKQPIPIWIADYVLMEYGTGAIMAVPGHDERDFEFAQVFGLPIVRVVAAADQQADTPLGDSAFTDDDGARLVNSAQFDGMSVVDAKREVTAWLASQQHAQAVTNYRLHDWCISRQRYWGPPIPIIYCDDCGAVPVPESQLPVELPNIPDFKPDDSGISPLARHEEWYRVPCPTCGKSARRETDVSDTFLDSAWYFLRYPSATRDDVPFDATRTKTWLPVNSYIGGNEHAVLHLLYSRFITMVLKDGGHIDFEEPFTRFRAHGMIIREGAKMSKSKGNVINPDQYMEEWGADAFRMYLMFLGPYEEGGDFRDQGISGVRRFLDRLWASVRDARSEGGAEEEVVRKLHRTIKKVGDDTANLAYNTAIAAMMEYINVVRRGERVPHRDEVQPLVQLVAPYAPHLAEECWELLGHTGSVFDAGWPAFDAAQLVDNAIDLVVQVNGKTRGKVRLPTGAGQDEAMAEAMADAAIAKFVTGTPRKVVFVPGRLLNVVV
- a CDS encoding ATP-binding protein; amino-acid sequence: MYIMFLLGLVSLTLQFAMALALGLLGRAPRWRHAWWFAGVAITAGMYSTVDAAGALWAAKSEHIGWSLRANLFNGTLHGAAWLLFTHLGPNASWQEIPRRIRRAAVWCVTAVALVVLSPSSVVASNGATLIVPGLGDVIPHAQFTTLGTVFTLVPLTLLAVSWWQFVKRWRAGEPGTAYVLLGFAVFFATVVEEVLVAAGVIQFLYLADIGYIAVVTPVTVNLLRGFVRDARELDELQGHLADEVERRTVERDEARHLVVEQQRLAALGRLAAGVGHEINSPLQYLRLSLDEVAQQASVQADPVASEYLAHAVEGVDRVHNIVDALRTYSRPAGSDHAVVNLHDVLQAALRVGASQWRGDVTMHTTFDAVPPVHGHEGRLVQAVLNALVNAVHAVTARPASAGREVWARTGTTANGWAEIVVRDNGAGFAPEVLSRIGEPFVTTRADQGGTGLGMFVLRGIVQNHGGVLLCSNTDVGGAEVRLQFPAADAPSHAASSHASSSLATVSHEPSSDMVPSASHNAAQPVAQVATPQARTSLPIRHAIRVLMVEDDAPSLRAYVRGLGAEGCVVQGFTDAESALAWLASHAVDIVVTDLMMPGMSGAEFAERLEASHPELRESLIVLTGGAVSAEAEAFLASDSILVLEKPIGRSALVTRVRERLAAVHGPDVVRAA